The genomic stretch ATGAGCCTTACACTCCCACAGGAGAGACCAAATGGCATTCTTAGTTTCTTGCATAGGCTGCATAGAGAGATGAGAAGAGTCAAACCCCTTTAGGTTGCAAAGACAAAAAATTTGCAGCCACCTTCTTGTTAACTTACCACTCTTAGTTTGAGGGCAATAGAGGAAATCAACATGTTCAAAAATAGCAAGAGTAATCCTAGAAATCCTCAACACCACAGtagaaaggaaaaaggagtttAACGAAAATAAGCGCTCTTCCATTATTTATCAAAGGCAATAAGTATCACTTACAGCTTAGAAGCCCTCCATACACTTTTAGCTTAGCCAAATGCATCCATAACTATATAGCCAAAACGTGAATAAAACAAAATGGAGTCGTCAACTCTCTCCTAATATGTTACACGTGAACACCTTAAATGCTTTTCTTTCGCAAGGAAAATGATCCTGATATGATGAATTTAATTAGGGAAAAGGAAGTACACACCCTTTGTGAGTTCTTTTTTTTCACATCTTTTCATAAAATATGtggatcatcttttcttttctcattaaaTATATTGTTTTGCTATCAGCTATTGGTTTTCCAAGTAAAATCCAATATAACCGGGCAGCGTGTAGATCCTTCTCTCATTTAATTGTACAACTTTCTTTGACACGAAACACAAACAAATTCACATGGAAAAACATGGACACAAATAAGCAAACATTAAAATCATTTTATGCATGGTATGGCATAGTATAGTTTGAATCTTTCAATCATTACTATTTGGGGGATAAAGGAAAAGTGCCTTTCAATTATTAGAACCATCATATTGAGTACTAAGGTTATTTTCCCCAGTTTTTATAATAATTAGATGTACCTACAATAATGACAATTGCATTAGTTTCTCTTTCTATTCTCTTCACATCTGGCATGTTCTCTCTATCTTAACAGCCCTTCTACCATGCCGCTACCCTGTTTTGGGCATACTTTTCAGTCCACTTGTTTGACTCGTATCTTCTCTCAAACATCCTCTGATTCACCTCAACTTTAACCCTCAACCAATATAAGTCCCTCTTAGATCTCAccgttgaacttcggtttcagGCCCATATTCACAACCAAACAACCACCATCCCCTGTCATCACACCACAGATTTCAAATTGTTTTGTAGTCTGAAAGGTCCCAACCCAAACACCACTCAAACCACAATTTCAGACCTTTCTGAACCTTAGTGTTAGAGTTAATGcccttttctattttctgtgaTCAGACCTATTTGGATCATACATTCTGTCCATAAACACCATATTACTTCCATCCTATCCTTTCAGCCCTAATTTAACCCCATGCAACAAATCCTAGTTCCTGTACAGAGTCCGGGTTCTAATTCCCATCAGGACTTGACGAATGGaatgaaggaaaaattttagCTGGGGTGAACAGAACCATATAGATCATCTCTGTCAAGTACTGGCCGGAAAGCCTATCCAGTTGATCAAGTGTTGTGTCAGGCTATAGTCAAGTAGCCAAGACCCAAGACCAGCAGTGAGGATTGTACTTTCAATGGCCTTCAATGGGTTGCCAACTTGCCATTGGAAATTTCTCTGGGATTCAAGGACCATGCTGGTAATACCTTCTTCCAAGTAGATATCCGGAAGTATGCAATGATGATTAAGAGAGATACAAGTAGCTTCTAAACCCATTATGACACAAGCAACCATTATGACATATCATTCACCAGAGACAATGGAAGGTTGCCCACATATGAGAAAGTCGTAGCTTGCATGTTTTACTCCCAAAGCCAGTGTCCTTTGCTTTTACTGTACCCATACTACCAGTTTGTGCCTTTTACCTTTAATAAAACCATTATTCATACAAATGAACAGACTCCACTGTACTGTTAGCTGTTTCTTTCTATTTGACGAATACAAATATAAACTCGTTATATAAATTCATGTGAAAAGGAGCAATATTTCATTCAGATGGATTTAGCTTTTTTCCCCTTAACTTCAAACTTCATAGttcccccaccccaaccctaaaaatatatatgttagttCGCAGTGGATGTCATGGAACTAACAAAGGTTAATTTCATGAATCCTACTTACCTTGAATCTAAATATcaataattaaaacaacttgTATAATAGTTATAAGAGCAATATTGAACCTAAGCATGAGAAcaaattgtcaaaaaaaaaaaaaaaaaaaaaaaaaaatgctaaattgTTATGCCAAgctgatttttttcccttttcttcttttcccagACTGGCATTCCTGTTTCCTAGCGATATACTTCATCAATCTTAGTTCTGATCCAAAACAATCCATTAAAAAAAcagaacacacacacacacacacacaaaggaTGATGCCCAATCTCTAACCAGTGCTTGCTGACATATTCTACGAATCAAGTAACATCATGTATCAAAAGCTACGAAGTGTTCAACAtttattagaaaatatataGTAGAGCTGGAAATTTTATGATGACAGATAAAGAAAGGTAGATGTTTAACATTTCTATTTTGATACACCAGCATAGAAATCAGATACTTATTGATGCCAAGAAGATTACATCCAAACATTTCTAGATGTTATATAATTTATTAGACGAACAATTACAGAAGCATTAAAAAAATACCCCACTGAAacagagaaggggaaaaatatCATTCCTTACTCGGACTATATCGCTCAATTAGAAGCTACTCTAACTGCGAAGCTTTTTCCATCTACCAAGAACTGAATATGATCTTATGACCGAATAGTAAAAAGGAATAATTGGTCCTCAACAGAAAGCCTCAATACGATCCCCGGCTGTTGTTCAATATTGAACCAAGTGTTCCCAAAACGGCAAAAGCTAGAAGCGGACTGACATCTAAGGTGTCAAATACCGGCGGAATGATATTGCGGAAGAGATTCAAGTAAGGATCACACAAATCTCGAATTGCAGATAAAGGCTGGCGATCCCATGGAATGTTAGGGAACCAACTAAGCAACACCCTCACCATCAATACTCCACTATAGATATCGAGCCATTTCGCCATGCCTGCGGCAACTACTGTCAACGGAGTGTTCAAATAACCACTCGGACGGTCACGGAGAGCGGCAAAGAACAACGGTCCCACCGTACAAACCAGATTTCCTTGAAGGCTTTGAATCGTCGCCAGCTCTTCCGGTGTGGGACTCCTGCAGATTCTCTTAATTTTGAATGAAATCCCCTTAATCATATCAGTAAATAATTTCGATAAAGAGAAAGCGACTGCAACAACGGTCGTGACTGTGCGTGTTGAATCGGATAGAAGAGTCGAAGTAGGTTTTGATTCTGTTGATGGCTCGGTAGTAGTTACAAGAGCAGAGGAAGAGGCATAAACCCTGAGCAGATTATAGGGTTTAATTCTCTGGAGTGTTGAACCGATCGGTTTCGGGGAACGATGAGGAGAGAAACTTAGGGTGGTTGGACGGTATGCTAGTTTCGGCCGAGGAGGAAAACTAtagttagggtttgggtttccaAGGAGAGCTTCTGTGGCCATGAGTGAAGCCATCTTGCCTCTCAATTCCCGACTCGGAGGCACTTGGCTTGCCCTTTAGCTTTGTAGGAAGTGGCAACAATATAACTGAGgctgtttggtaaccaagaaagaaaagaaaatagtataaaaaaaaattacataatgattttttataGGTATATCTCTTTCCTTaatgctatgtttggtaaccaagaaaagaaaaaaaaagaaaaaataatctaaaaaagtaaagaaaagagaagagaagaaaataaatgaaatggtgagaaaatataaaaatgtatgTATGTTTGATcaccattagaagagaagaaaataaaataaaataattttttttttaattttatgatgttttcttgtgtttttggcaagaatcTTATCTTggtttgtactttttttcttttcttttcttcttttggctacTAAACACTGCCTAAGGAAAAGTAACCGTTTcagatttagatcctctccagggttccactttctctctctctcctattttgtttcttgttgGTCCTGCTAGAGAGGATCTAAGTCTTCCATTTCTCTATGGAAATTAGGACCTCTTAAATGCACCAGTCATCCTATGCAAATTGGGCACATTGGGGAGTTAGAGGGAATCCATGTCCATCTTTATATGGTTATTGTGGGAGGGTTGGTCATATCATAGCTTTATTGGAGCTAGTGGCTCAACCAattgagtagagagagagagagagagaggattaatgcgtttcattaattcaacgatTCGATCAAAATATCGGTCAAAAAAgcagagataataaaattcgagttctgatttggattcgagaattattcatttacaaaaataaaaagcggaaAAAAAatcggatgttatttttaata from Macadamia integrifolia cultivar HAES 741 chromosome 11, SCU_Mint_v3, whole genome shotgun sequence encodes the following:
- the LOC122093312 gene encoding ylmG homolog protein 1-2, chloroplastic-like, with translation MASLMATEALLGNPNPNYSFPPRPKLAYRPTTLSFSPHRSPKPIGSTLQRIKPYNLLRVYASSSALVTTTEPSTESKPTSTLLSDSTRTVTTVVAVAFSLSKLFTDMIKGISFKIKRICRSPTPEELATIQSLQGNLVCTVGPLFFAALRDRPSGYLNTPLTVVAAGMAKWLDIYSGVLMVRVLLSWFPNIPWDRQPLSAIRDLCDPYLNLFRNIIPPVFDTLDVSPLLAFAVLGTLGSILNNSRGSY